The Kluyvera intermedia genome window below encodes:
- a CDS encoding LacI family DNA-binding transcriptional regulator: protein MVKKTRIKDIAVASGVSIAAVSRALKGQPGLSDETRQRIVSIAQAQGYDFSRLRNGRIKRLLFLLHREHNIASALPFYSTVMLGVADACREHEVAMSFQPIGPDDVVAELINLHQPDALICAGYLEPEVLAELRLTTLPVALVDLWAADFPCVNPDNYHGGFVATRHLLEQGRTRIAFLGTSQRHYSIRQRVEGYQQALFDAGLTLPAEYRIEVPPVKDIEHALVDGMTRLLALPEPPDAIFAYNDVAALVAMRECARRGIRVPEEIAVVGFDDIDAAAWAHPPLSTVAVDKRELGRDAFQLLMNDESERSLLLPVRLVARESSVTDSHASRLRLAP, encoded by the coding sequence ATGGTTAAGAAAACTCGAATCAAAGATATCGCTGTAGCCAGCGGCGTATCTATTGCTGCGGTGTCACGAGCCTTGAAAGGGCAGCCAGGATTAAGCGACGAAACGCGCCAGCGTATTGTGTCGATTGCGCAGGCACAGGGATATGACTTTAGTCGTTTACGTAATGGGCGTATCAAGCGTCTGCTGTTTCTGTTGCATCGCGAACATAACATTGCCAGCGCGCTGCCATTTTATTCCACGGTGATGCTGGGCGTAGCAGATGCCTGTCGGGAACATGAAGTGGCGATGAGTTTTCAACCCATTGGCCCGGATGATGTTGTGGCTGAACTGATAAACTTGCATCAGCCGGACGCGTTAATTTGTGCGGGCTATCTGGAGCCCGAAGTATTGGCGGAGCTGCGCTTAACGACATTACCGGTGGCGCTGGTCGATTTGTGGGCGGCTGACTTTCCGTGTGTCAATCCGGATAATTACCATGGCGGTTTTGTGGCGACGCGCCATCTGCTGGAGCAGGGCAGAACGCGTATCGCGTTTCTTGGCACCTCGCAACGTCACTACAGTATTCGTCAGCGCGTCGAGGGCTACCAGCAGGCTTTGTTTGATGCCGGACTGACGCTGCCTGCGGAGTACCGTATTGAAGTCCCGCCAGTGAAAGATATTGAGCATGCGCTGGTGGATGGCATGACCCGACTGCTGGCGCTCCCCGAGCCTCCTGATGCTATCTTTGCGTACAACGATGTGGCGGCGCTGGTGGCAATGCGCGAATGCGCTCGCCGTGGTATTCGCGTACCGGAGGAGATTGCGGTTGTCGGTTTTGATGATATTGACGCCGCCGCGTGGGCGCATCCCCCGCTTTCAACGGTGGCGGTCGATAAGCGCGAGCTCGGACGTGACGCTTTCCAGTTGTTGATGAATGATGAGAGTGAAAGGAGCTTGCTATTACCGGTACGTCTGGTGGCACGTGAAAGTTCGGTCACCGACAGTCACGCATCACGGTTGCGTCTGGCGCCGTAA